The Falco cherrug isolate bFalChe1 chromosome 18, bFalChe1.pri, whole genome shotgun sequence sequence CTGGCCCATACTTGCCTTTCACTGCTACTCTACGAACGAcatatctataaatatatatataaatatgggTTGTTTTCTGACTGGACTACAGTGATTcactttctctgttttgttagAGTTTATTTGATTTGCTGGTGTCGGAGAATCCGCGTGAGAGTGATTTTTTGCTTACAATTAAAGGTGAAATGGCTTTatccagcctggctctgccgcTTTGCTTTCCCCGCCagcatcccccccccctcccgcccctccccgcagcccccacgTCCCTGCAGATGGCGATGGTGCTCCGAGGAGGATGTGGAGCCcttccccgcctcccccccgccccggccgggctgtgctgggggcccGCAGGGCGTGtgcgagccgagccgagccgagccgagccgggccaGCGCTGCCCCGGTCCCGGTGCtggtcccggtcccggtcccggtcccgccGCGATGTGAGCGCGCCCGCACCATGGCCCGGCAGAGAGGTACGGGGGGTGCAAAGGGGTTGCGAGGCGGTGGGACGGGGGGGGGTGCAAGCCTGCCAAGGGTTGGAAGAGGGGACACATGGTGTGAGGGTGCCCCCGGGGGTGCGGAAAGGAAAAAGGGGTGCGTGGGAAGGAGGGGAGCGTGCAGCaagggggagagaggggggctggggcggtGGGGCTGCgggatgggtgctggggagggaaggggtgcAGCGGGGAaagtgtgggggggggggctcggggtgccagggcaggggtgccTGGGTACCCCTGAACGCAGTGGGGTGCTGATGCATGGTGCCGTGGCAGGGCGCAGGGTGGCAGGGCTCCTGCCAGCACCCGTCCTGGGGTAATTTGGGGGTGCAGCGGCTGTGGGGGGAGCGCCTCCGCCCTTGGGCCGTGGCCCGGAGCCTCCCCGCATGACGGGTCACGCTGCGGCCAGGAGCAGCTCCGGGCTCGGGGCGGCCTCCAGCCTCCTCTGAGTCATCCCAGGCTGGGCGAGAGCCGCCCCCAGTGCCGGAGGGGGGCCTTGGGGTGCCCCCAGCCGCTGCACCCCCCCTGCACCcgacaggcagcagggctgagctcgGGCACCTCTTGCCCCTCGttgcatgaagaaaaatgcaggtGGGACAGAGGTGCCAGCCCCGAATCCGAGTGGTGGCATCAGCCGGGACCATGCGCTCCCATGGCATCGCTTGGGcagcctctccctcctcttcctccttggAGGGTGAGGATGCCATCGGCTGGGCCGCATCCCGCAGGAGCATGGCGCTTTGCTAGGAGCTGGTTGTGTGTTTGGGGGGCGTTTTCCTCCCGCCCTGGAGACTGAGGCAGCTGTTTTTCATCTGGGCAGCCTTCCCTTGGCCCTGGCATGGGCAGCTGGCGTGGCCTCACCGGCgagggcagcccctgcctgttCCATACCGGGCTGCGGGCACGGCCGGgcacagctcccctgccccaccgaGGGCACCGGGGCTAGGGGGGCTAGCTGGGGGGAGGGCATGGGGGGAGGCTGCGGCAGGGGCCAAGGGAGCGAGTGGACAGAGATGTCATTGCCGAGGAATTCAGCCTGGGcggaggagaggagaaagggagggagaggaagagccAGGCACACCGGGCACGGGGGACAGTCCTCGTCCCCCTCCGCGGTCATACTCTGCCCACAGGGTCCCttcagccagcccctgccccagcaccccccaccaGTCCCCCAAGGAGCTGGTCCCCTCCTTCCCGTCCTCAGTTTCCAGGGAAATCCAGATGTTCGGGCCCAGCTCCGGCATTGCTCAGCCTCACTGCCCTGCCAGATGTTTCCTCTCCTCCCGGGCAGGGGTGTGTGCTCCCCAGCTGGGGACACCAGAGAGGGGGACAGTGCTCTCCCCCGTGCCAGCACCTCCGCAGGGGCTTCTCCCATGGCCCCGGTAACACACGTGGGACCGGTGGGctccttccccctgcctgccGTCTTctcccctggggctgctgctgtctttggGGGTGCAtcacaccccccaccagcccggAGCgctgtgggatgcagggatgtGGCAGGGCTTGGGGATGCTGGGGTCACCAGGGGCATTGCGGGGGGTCGCTGGGGCAGCATCCCAGCCGGCTGTGGCTTCACTGGGATTGTCCCTCTTCCAGTTGGGGAATGGCAGGGGGGCAGTGAGgagggaggctgggagcagtggTATGGTGTGGGGGGAGCCGGCGTGGCCCTGCGCCAGGAGGCAGTGGGTTTCCACAGTGGGTCTGCAACATTTTatcccagctgggagcagggagcagagcccagagcAGCCAGCGATGCAAACCACTTCCAGATGCACGgcaggaaggagctggggggtggtgggcagcaacccggggggggggggcggtggttGGAGGGCATCTTCCTGCTCTCACggtggcagctggaggagcccAGGGGGAGGGGGCTCTGTGGGAGCAGGGCAAAGGGCCaggcggggtgtgtgtgtcatcctgctctgccccatgctcctccagcctgggaagCACTTGCATGGACCCAGAGCTGATGGGGCCGCCAGCATGCGGGGCTGGAGGGACCCTCTCCCCATGCCTGTAGCCCTCCAGGCCTCCCCCACCTCAGGGGGGCCGTGGGGTGAAGGCAGTGCTGTCCCGTCCCACTGCACAGGGTGCAGGACGCCCGTCCTCCCCGGCCAGGGCAAGGAGGCACAAAGCAGCTCCTTGTCCCGCTCCATCCCTCCTTCCCGGCATGGCAGGGCCGGGGTCCCTGGCTGGCGTTGAGCCCtgaccctgctgcctgccctcagAGCGGGCAGAGGGTGAATGCTCAGCATTTCTGGCGTGCCCAGAGCAGCCTTCATCCGCTGCTTCCATGTGCcatgcctcctcctcctccgtgGCACAGAGGAGTGGCACGTTGGGCTGCCCGGCGCAGCCCCCAGCCATGGCTCCCCTTGCCCAGCCGGGAACAAACCCGCTCTGTGAGCACACACAGAGGAGCCTTCAGCGGCACAGGTCCCCGTcccccctcctcatcctcccccGTCCCCCCGGGCCCGTCAATAGCGGGATTGTGCGGAGCCGGGGCAGGTGCCGGGAGCGGGGGGCGCAGCCAGAGGCACAGGGCACGTAACCCCCACGTCTGCTCGGCATCGGggagcccctgccagccctgctcagtgcggtgggcagggggtgggcaTCCCTGCTCGGACCCTCCTCTGGTGGGGTCTCATGGCATGTCCCTGTCCTCTACAGACCTGGACAAGCTGCTGTCGGACCTGCGGTCCTTCCTGCTCATCCTGGACAGGGAAAGCCTCAGCACCGCAGCTCGAGCCAAGAAGAAATCAGTGGCTGATCTCCTCTCCCGGCTGCAGACTCCCCCATGTGAGCGTGGGTCTGTGGGTGGGGGAACACGGGGGACCCCCGGTGAGTGCCgggtgggcagcagggatggggccaGGAGCGGGGCTGTGACTGGGCACTCCCCCCGCAGCAGAGGATGCAGAGTACATGATCATGCGCTGCCTCTCGCCTTCCCCGGGGACCCCACAGGGCCGGGCCAGCCCGGGTGAGTCGCACGCTCTgacccccaccccatccccgcTGGTGGCTCCCCGCACCCCATCCCCGCTGGCGGCTCGTCGTGCGTGGCCGGGGATGCCCGGCTCCTTGCTGATCCGGCACACTGCTGCCAGTCCTGCTTTCCCCCCCAGGAACCAGGACAGTGGATGCAACGGGAGGGAGAACCTGTGAGTGCCGTCCGGCCAGCACCCTGAGCCCGCATGGAGGGGTAAGGGTGGGCAGCGGAGGGGTGGGGGGCTtgggcagcagcacacaggaTGGGAGAGGGGCAGCCGGTGCGCAGCCTGGCGCTGCAGCCTGGCTCACACAGaggtctggacaggctgggggCGTTCCTGTGCCACCTGCCCACTCcaggcagagccccccagcAGTCCCTCAGGGACCTGCCAAGTTCAACCCAGGGGGCAGCACCTTCCGAGCACCCTTCCTCTCCCCAGAGCAAGGTGCCGGGtgtctccccacccccaccagccGACGACTCCTATGAAGACGCCGAACCCCTCGGCCCCGGCAGATGCACTGGCTCTGGTGAGCACCCCACcgcatccccctccccagcacccatctGCAACCCAGCACCCTGATGCCACCCTGGCTCTCAGGCGGTGCCGACACTGACAGCAGCCACTATGAGTCGTACGGCGAGGATGAGGATGGCATAACAGACCGTGCCCACTACCTGCACCGGCTGCCGGGGGGCAGCCCCCATGCCGAGCCCTCCGGCCTCCCTGAGGCGCAGCTCTGCGGCTTCCTCTGGAGGAAGCgctggctggggcagtgggcAAAGCAGCTCTTCATCGTCCGGGAGCACGTGCTGCTGGTGAGTGGCCGGAGGAGGATGGATAGAGGGTGGGAGAGGgtccctgagctctgctgaCCCCACCGTGCCTCCACAGTGCTTCAGGTGTGCCGCCGACCTGCAGCCGGTACTGGAGCTGGACCTGCGGGGCTGCCGCGTCACCTACAAAGCCAAGCGGGGCAAGAAGATGCCGCACGCCCTGAAAGTGATGGGGACGGCGGGCGAGGTGCTGGTCATTGGCttccagagccagcagcaggctgaggactggaggaaggTTTGGAGGTGTTGCAGCCTGGCAGAGCTCTGcgtgggcaggagggagggatgggcagggagaaacgggcacagccctgctggggtgCTCCTGAGGTGGCTGGGGATGGCCCTGTCTGTCCCCAGCTCCTTTCCCATCCTGGGGGGTGCCTGGAGCCCTGTTAGATGGGGGAGTGGGAGCCCGGGGCTGCAGTGCTCCCCTCTTCCTTGGCAGGTGATCGAAGAGGTCAGCAGCGATGCCCCGAGCGGGCTGGCAGCCATCAGCATCCCAGCATTGCCCTCCTCAAGGCTCGGCAGGGTGAGCCTCTTGTCCTCCCCTGGGAAACCCAGGCACGGGAAAGGGGCTACCGGGGTCTGGAGAGAACTCCCTGTCCCACTGTCCCTGTTGGGTGATGCTGGGGGAGTTGCATTACCATGGGGTGGGGGTCAGGGTGCAGGGGGCTTAAAACCTGCAGGGGACGGGGCTCTCTGGATCTCCATTCTCAGGCTTCCGGGTCCCAGctcagcaaggaggaggaggaggaggatcgCTCTCGGCAgagccctgcccgcagcccccggcatGGAGAGGATGCTAAAGGAGGTGCGGTGCGTGGGGACCGGGCgaggaggggtccctgcccccaCTGTGCCACTGCTGATGGGGGGATGCACCCACAGGTTTCCTGGCGGTGCGGCTGCGCGGGCGGTGGCAGCGGCTGTGGTGCGCGGTGCGGCAGGGAGCCCTACGCATGTTCCCCGAGGCCggtggcacccagcaccctgtctGCTCTCTGCGGCTGGACGGCTGCGAGGTGTCCCCAGGGGCAGCCGCCGGCTCCCCCCAACGCCTCCGCATCCGCATCGCCCAGCGGGGCCGGGAGCTCGCCTTGCTGCAGGTGAGcgaccaccacagcaccccCATGCCCCCCGCATCCCACGCTGGGGGGGACCCGCTGAGCCTGGGACACTCTGCCCCATGCCAGACCCGTTCAGATGAGGAGAGGGAAGCTTGGCTGAAGACCCTGCGGgccaggggaggaggggagctgGCCGGCGACAGCCCTCGCACCGAGACCCCCAAGCTGGGTgatgccagcagctgccctgctgcgGGGTAAGGAGACAGTGGCCAGGGCATGGCCGGCCCCAGCCCTCCCGCTGTACGGGGGGTCATGGGCAGTAATGAGACATCCCTTCTGCTTgcagtgggctgctgctgcGCCGTGTCCCAACCCCCAACACCTACATGGATGACCCCTTTGGGCAGCTCCCACCAGCCGAGGCCCCCAAGCACCTCGGCTCCAATATGGagcggctgcagcagctggtaaTCTCCATTGATGCACCTTGGCCCCCTGCCACGTGAGCCCCAGGGCGAGGGTGACAGGTTCCCCCTGTCTGCTTGCCCATGGGCTTCTCCTTGCTTTccttccacagcagcagagcttggACCGACCAGTGCAAGGGCAGCGCAAGAGGCCCGTGTCTGCGCTGCCCATCACCGGTGCCTGCAGCAGCGCCCTGCCCTCGCAAGCAGGTGAGCAGGGGCTGCACGCTCCCTCCAGGGGAGCAGCGGGGTCCCCCTGTGCCCcacgtgctgggatggaggcCACGAGTACAGTGTTGGGCTGTGATTCTTCCTGAGCATCCTTCCTTTGCCCTTCCTCCCCAGCATCAGCGGCAGCTCTCCGGGACAGGGCTGCCAGCCCACAGCGGGCAAAGGTGAGCCCCGAGGTCCGGAGCAGGGATCTCTCCCGGTCCCAGCGCACCCTGACGCTGCCTGAGAAGAAAGGGGCTCGGGATGGACTGGATATCCTCATCGGTAGGAGCGCAGAGGGGCTCTGCCCCCATCCTCGGGTATGCCTGGCCCTTGCCTGAGCAGCCGGCAGGGTAGAGGGATGcctgggcttggcagtgctcCTGCTGTCCTTGCAGGAAAGAAAGCCTTCCCCaagctggaggagaaggtggggcagctggagagagccTGCCGCATGAAGGGCAGGCTGAAAGCC is a genomic window containing:
- the LOC106631092 gene encoding actin filament-associated protein 1-like isoform X4; this translates as MARQRDLDKLLSDLRSFLLILDRESLSTAARAKKKSVADLLSRLQTPPSEDAEYMIMRCLSPSPGTPQGRASPGTRTVDATGGRTCECRPASTLSPHGGSKVPGVSPPPPADDSYEDAEPLGPGRCTGSGGADTDSSHYESYGEDEDGITDRAHYLHRLPGGSPHAEPSGLPEAQLCGFLWRKRWLGQWAKQLFIVREHVLLCFRCAADLQPVLELDLRGCRVTYKAKRGKKMPHALKVMGTAGEVLVIGFQSQQQAEDWRKVIEEVSSDAPSGLAAISIPALPSSRLGRASGSQLSKEEEEEDRSRQSPARSPRHGEDAKGGFLAVRLRGRWQRLWCAVRQGALRMFPEAGGTQHPVCSLRLDGCEVSPGAAAGSPQRLRIRIAQRGRELALLQTRSDEEREAWLKTLRARGGGELAGDSPRTETPKLGDASSCPAAGGLLLRRVPTPNTYMDDPFGQLPPAEAPKHLGSNMERLQQLQQSLDRPVQGQRKRPVSALPITGACSSALPSQAASAAALRDRAASPQRAKVSPEVRSRDLSRSQRTLTLPEKKGARDGLDILIGKKAFPKLEEKVGQLERACRMKGRLKAGSEMNLLAIGKSLKGHIAATASSAGSEQGSFLTPLLKRTASARSALKPSPTPVIIEKGNVLQKRKEWEMKSAM
- the LOC106631092 gene encoding actin filament-associated protein 1-like isoform X3, which translates into the protein MQVGQRCQPRIRVVASAGTMRSHGIAWAASPSSSSLEDLDKLLSDLRSFLLILDRESLSTAARAKKKSVADLLSRLQTPPSEDAEYMIMRCLSPSPGTPQGRASPGTRTVDATGGRTCECRPASTLSPHGGSKVPGVSPPPPADDSYEDAEPLGPGRCTGSGGADTDSSHYESYGEDEDGITDRAHYLHRLPGGSPHAEPSGLPEAQLCGFLWRKRWLGQWAKQLFIVREHVLLCFRCAADLQPVLELDLRGCRVTYKAKRGKKMPHALKVMGTAGEVLVIGFQSQQQAEDWRKVIEEVSSDAPSGLAAISIPALPSSRLGRASGSQLSKEEEEEDRSRQSPARSPRHGEDAKGGFLAVRLRGRWQRLWCAVRQGALRMFPEAGGTQHPVCSLRLDGCEVSPGAAAGSPQRLRIRIAQRGRELALLQTRSDEEREAWLKTLRARGGGELAGDSPRTETPKLGDASSCPAAGGLLLRRVPTPNTYMDDPFGQLPPAEAPKHLGSNMERLQQLQQSLDRPVQGQRKRPVSALPITGACSSALPSQAASAAALRDRAASPQRAKVSPEVRSRDLSRSQRTLTLPEKKGARDGLDILIGKKAFPKLEEKVGQLERACRMKGRLKAGSEMNLLAIGKSLKGHIAATASSAGSEQGSFLTPLLKRTASARSALKPSPTPVIIEKGNVLQKRKEWEMKSAM
- the LOC106631092 gene encoding actin filament-associated protein 1-like isoform X2, whose translation is MPPPPPWHRGVARWAARRSPQPWLPLPSREQTRSVSTHRGAFSGTGPRPPSSSSPVPPGPSIAGLCGAGAGAGSGGRSQRHRARNPHVCSASGSPCQPCSVRWAGGGHPCSDPPLVGSHGMSLSSTDLDKLLSDLRSFLLILDRESLSTAARAKKKSVADLLSRLQTPPSEDAEYMIMRCLSPSPGTPQGRASPGTRTVDATGGRTCECRPASTLSPHGGSKVPGVSPPPPADDSYEDAEPLGPGRCTGSGGADTDSSHYESYGEDEDGITDRAHYLHRLPGGSPHAEPSGLPEAQLCGFLWRKRWLGQWAKQLFIVREHVLLCFRCAADLQPVLELDLRGCRVTYKAKRGKKMPHALKVMGTAGEVLVIGFQSQQQAEDWRKVIEEVSSDAPSGLAAISIPALPSSRLGRASGSQLSKEEEEEDRSRQSPARSPRHGEDAKGGFLAVRLRGRWQRLWCAVRQGALRMFPEAGGTQHPVCSLRLDGCEVSPGAAAGSPQRLRIRIAQRGRELALLQTRSDEEREAWLKTLRARGGGELAGDSPRTETPKLGDASSCPAAGGLLLRRVPTPNTYMDDPFGQLPPAEAPKHLGSNMERLQQLQQSLDRPVQGQRKRPVSALPITGACSSALPSQAASAAALRDRAASPQRAKVSPEVRSRDLSRSQRTLTLPEKKGARDGLDILIGKKAFPKLEEKVGQLERACRMKGRLKAGSEMNLLAIGKSLKGHIAATASSAGSEGSFLTPLLKRTASARSALKPSPTPVIIEKGNVLQKRKEWEMKSAM
- the LOC106631092 gene encoding actin filament-associated protein 1-like isoform X1, with amino-acid sequence MPPPPPWHRGVARWAARRSPQPWLPLPSREQTRSVSTHRGAFSGTGPRPPSSSSPVPPGPSIAGLCGAGAGAGSGGRSQRHRARNPHVCSASGSPCQPCSVRWAGGGHPCSDPPLVGSHGMSLSSTDLDKLLSDLRSFLLILDRESLSTAARAKKKSVADLLSRLQTPPSEDAEYMIMRCLSPSPGTPQGRASPGTRTVDATGGRTCECRPASTLSPHGGSKVPGVSPPPPADDSYEDAEPLGPGRCTGSGGADTDSSHYESYGEDEDGITDRAHYLHRLPGGSPHAEPSGLPEAQLCGFLWRKRWLGQWAKQLFIVREHVLLCFRCAADLQPVLELDLRGCRVTYKAKRGKKMPHALKVMGTAGEVLVIGFQSQQQAEDWRKVIEEVSSDAPSGLAAISIPALPSSRLGRASGSQLSKEEEEEDRSRQSPARSPRHGEDAKGGFLAVRLRGRWQRLWCAVRQGALRMFPEAGGTQHPVCSLRLDGCEVSPGAAAGSPQRLRIRIAQRGRELALLQTRSDEEREAWLKTLRARGGGELAGDSPRTETPKLGDASSCPAAGGLLLRRVPTPNTYMDDPFGQLPPAEAPKHLGSNMERLQQLQQSLDRPVQGQRKRPVSALPITGACSSALPSQAASAAALRDRAASPQRAKVSPEVRSRDLSRSQRTLTLPEKKGARDGLDILIGKKAFPKLEEKVGQLERACRMKGRLKAGSEMNLLAIGKSLKGHIAATASSAGSEQGSFLTPLLKRTASARSALKPSPTPVIIEKGNVLQKRKEWEMKSAM
- the LOC106631092 gene encoding actin filament-associated protein 1-like isoform X5, which encodes MIMRCLSPSPGTPQGRASPGTRTVDATGGRTCECRPASTLSPHGGSKVPGVSPPPPADDSYEDAEPLGPGRCTGSGGADTDSSHYESYGEDEDGITDRAHYLHRLPGGSPHAEPSGLPEAQLCGFLWRKRWLGQWAKQLFIVREHVLLCFRCAADLQPVLELDLRGCRVTYKAKRGKKMPHALKVMGTAGEVLVIGFQSQQQAEDWRKVIEEVSSDAPSGLAAISIPALPSSRLGRASGSQLSKEEEEEDRSRQSPARSPRHGEDAKGGFLAVRLRGRWQRLWCAVRQGALRMFPEAGGTQHPVCSLRLDGCEVSPGAAAGSPQRLRIRIAQRGRELALLQTRSDEEREAWLKTLRARGGGELAGDSPRTETPKLGDASSCPAAGGLLLRRVPTPNTYMDDPFGQLPPAEAPKHLGSNMERLQQLQQSLDRPVQGQRKRPVSALPITGACSSALPSQAASAAALRDRAASPQRAKVSPEVRSRDLSRSQRTLTLPEKKGARDGLDILIGKKAFPKLEEKVGQLERACRMKGRLKAGSEMNLLAIGKSLKGHIAATASSAGSEQGSFLTPLLKRTASARSALKPSPTPVIIEKGNVLQKRKEWEMKSAM
- the LOC106631092 gene encoding actin filament-associated protein 1-like isoform X6 codes for the protein MEGTHLQPSTLMPPWLSGGADTDSSHYESYGEDEDGITDRAHYLHRLPGGSPHAEPSGLPEAQLCGFLWRKRWLGQWAKQLFIVREHVLLCFRCAADLQPVLELDLRGCRVTYKAKRGKKMPHALKVMGTAGEVLVIGFQSQQQAEDWRKVIEEVSSDAPSGLAAISIPALPSSRLGRASGSQLSKEEEEEDRSRQSPARSPRHGEDAKGGFLAVRLRGRWQRLWCAVRQGALRMFPEAGGTQHPVCSLRLDGCEVSPGAAAGSPQRLRIRIAQRGRELALLQTRSDEEREAWLKTLRARGGGELAGDSPRTETPKLGDASSCPAAGGLLLRRVPTPNTYMDDPFGQLPPAEAPKHLGSNMERLQQLQQSLDRPVQGQRKRPVSALPITGACSSALPSQAASAAALRDRAASPQRAKVSPEVRSRDLSRSQRTLTLPEKKGARDGLDILIGKKAFPKLEEKVGQLERACRMKGRLKAGSEMNLLAIGKSLKGHIAATASSAGSEQGSFLTPLLKRTASARSALKPSPTPVIIEKGNVLQKRKEWEMKSAM